In the Prochlorococcus marinus str. MIT 9312 genome, ACAAAATATAGACCTTTTAAAAATTTTCTCTATCTTATATATATAAATAGATTGAGTATGGGTTTCATTCCACTTCATAATCATAGTGATTACAGTCTTCTTGATGGGGCAAGTCAAATTTCTAAAATTGTAGATAGAGCTTGCGAACTTGGAATGGATTCTATTGCCCTGACAGATCATGGAGTTATGTATGGAGTTCTTGATTTGGTCAAGAAGTGTAAGGAGAAAGGTATAAAACCAATTATTGGTAATGAAATGTATGTGATTAATGGTTCTATTGATGATCCTCAACCTAAAAAAGAAAAAAGATATCATTTGGTTGTTTTAGCAAAGAACCGTACTGGCTATAAGAATCTCGTAAAGTTAACAACAATTAGTCACTTAAATGGGATGAGAGGTCGAGGAATTTTTTCTAGACCTTGTATTGATAAATTTCTTTTAAGTAAATATAGCGAGGGTCTTATAATTTCTACAGCTTGTCTTGGCGGAGAGATCCCTCAGGCCATCTTAAAAGGAAGATTAGATGTGGCAGAGGATATAGCTCTTTGGTATAAAAATTTATTTGCAGATGATTTTTATCTGGAAATACAAGATCACGGCTCTATTGAGGATAGAATTGTTAACATTGAATTATTAAGAATTGGGAAGAAGCATCAAATAAAAGTTATCGCTACCAATGATGCTCACTACTTATCAAATATGGATGTTGAAGCACATGATGCTTTGCTTTGTGTATTAACGGGAAAACTAATAAGCGATGAAAAAAGATTGAGATATACCGGTACAGAATATATTAAAAGTGAAAATGAAATGCTTGAACTTTTTAAGGATCACATTGATGATGAATCAATTAAAGAGGCAGTGAACAATACAGTAGAAATTTCGCAAAAAATTGAAGTTTTTGATTTGTTTGGTAAATATAGAATGCCAAAATTCCCGCTTAACGAAGACACAGATTCATTTTCTCTACTAACGCAATTATCTAATGAAGGTCTTTTAAAAAGACTTAAAAAAAATACTCTGACAGAAGTTGATGAGAATTATAAAAAAAGATTATCTTCGGAATTGAAAATCATAAAAGATATGGGTTTCCCAGATTATTTTTTGGTTGTTTGGGACTATATCAAATTTGCTAGAGATAACTCTATCCCAGTAGGACCAGGTAGAGGTTCTGCAGCAGGTTCGTTAGTAGCCTATGCTCTTCAAATCACAAATATAGATCCTGTTGAGCATGGATTATTATTTGAGAGATTTTTAAATCCTGCAAGAAAGTCTATGCCAGATATTGATACTGACTTTTGTATTGATAGGAGAAATGAAGTTATTGATTATGTTACTAATCGCTATGGAGAGGATAAAGTTGCTCAAATAATTACTTTTAATAAAATGACTTCTAAGGCGGTTTTAAAAGATGTTGCAAGGGTTCTAGATATTCCTTATGGAGAGGCAGATAAATTAGCTAAGTTAATACCCGTTGTAAGAGGTAAACCCCATAAACTTAATGAAATGATTGATAAGAATTCACCTAGCCAAGAGTTTAGAGATAAATATATTAATGACAATAGGGTAAAAAAATGGATTGATTTGGCTTTGAGAATTGAAGGAACTAATAAAACATATGGAGTCCATGCTGCAGGAGTTGTTATTGCGTCAGATCCTCTTGACGAACTTGTACCTCTTCAAAGGAATAATGAGGGACAAATAATAACCCAATATTCTATGGATGATATTGAATCACTTGGACTATTGAAAATGGATTTCTTGGGTCTTAAGAATCTTACGATGATTGAAAAGACAGTTTCTCTGATTAATCAATCCACTGGAAAGACAATAAATATTGATAACTTACCCCAAAATGATGATAAAACATTTGAGCTTATTGGTAGAGGAGATCTTGAAGGTATATTTCAACTTGAATCTTCTGGTATGAAACAGGTTGTAAAGGACTTTAAGCCTAACTCACTTGAGGATATTTCATCTATCTTAGCTCTTTATAGACCTGGTCCTCTTGATGCTGGCCTAATACCTAAATTCATAAATCGAAAAAATGGAAACGAAAAGGTTGATTTCCCTCATCCTTTCATAAAGTCAATTCTTACCGAAACCTATGGAATTATGGTTTATCAAGAACAAATTATGAAAATTGCTCAAGACTTAGCCGGTTATTCTCTTGGTGATGCTGATTTACTTCGAAGAGCAATGGGAAAAAAGAAAGTATCAGAGATGGTTAAGCATAGGAATATATTTGTAGACGGCTCTATGAAAAAGGGCGTAAATGAAAAATTAGCGAATGATCTTTTTGATCAAATGGTTTTATTTGCAGAATATTGTTTTAACAAAAGCCACTCAACTGCTTATGGTGCAGTAACTTATCAAACTGCATTTTTAAAAGCCCATTTTCCTGTTGCATATATGGCAGCCCTTTTAAGTGTGAATTCTGGCTCCAGTGACAAGATGCAAAGATATATTTCTAATTGTTATTCGATGGGAATAGAAGTTATTTCACCAAGCATTAATTTCTCTGGAATTGATTTCACTATTAAAAATAATCAGATTTTATTTGGTCTGTCTGCAATTAAAAACTTAGGAGATTCTGCTATAAGAAATATAATTGAAAATCGTAATAATTCCGGAAGTTTTAAGTCACTATCCGATCTGTGTGATCGTTTACCTTCAAATGTTCTTAACAAAAGAAGTATTGAATCTCTAATTCTTTGTGGAGCACTTGATGAGTTTTCAAATAATAATAATAGAGCTCAATTATTGTCAGATCTAGAACATGTCATTGAATGGGCCTCTTCACGAAATCGTGATAGATTATCTGGCCAAGGAAATCTATTTGACTCTAAAGAAGAATTTTCAAATGTAGCATTTTCAGATTCACAATTAGCTAAGGTTGATGATTATTCACTTATTGATAAGTTAAAGCTTGAAAAGCAGCTTTTAGGCTTTTACTTATCTGATCATCCGCTAAAACATTTAACTAAGCCAGCAAAACTTGTATCTCCAATTAGTGTTTCGCAGTTAGAAGAAACAAAAGATAGAACCAAAGTCTCTTTAGTTGGTATGATCCCTGAGTTGAAGCAAATCACTACGAGAAAAGGAGATAGGATGGCTATAGTTCAGCTTGAAGATCTTTCTGGCAGTTGTGAAGCAATAGTTTTTCCTAAAACCTATGTCAGATTATCAGAATTTCTTTTGACTGATACTAGATTATTAGTCTGGGGAACGATAGATAAAAAAAGTGATAAAACTCAATTAATAATCGATGATTGCAGAGAAATAGATAACCTTAAATTACTTATTATTAATCTTGAAAGTTCTCAAGCATCAGATGTAAGAGTACAAAATACGTTAAGAGACTGTTTAATTAAATTTAAGCCAGATAAAGGTAAATGTGGAATTAAGATTCCAGTTTTAGCTGCAGTAAGAAGTAAAAATAGCGTTACCTACGTTAAATTTGGTGAACAATTCTGTATTGGAGATATCCAAGGTGCATGCAAATTATTGGAAAATAAATCATTCCATGTTAATTTGAAATCTTTAGTTTCCTAATTTAGCTATTTATCTTCAAAGTTTTGAGTAGCAGGCTTGAAGGCTGCTTTTGCTCTTTGTATGTTCATTGGAATATTTTCAATTCCGAAAAAAGAACCAGGCTCCTTATCCCAACTAGCTGATAATATTCCAAAACTTAATCCTGCAAGACCCAACAAGAAAAACAATGCTGAAATTGCAATTGTTGAAGAAGGAGGTATTTCAGCAATATTTTTTGTAACAATAATGTAGCTCACAACAAAAACGGACATACCCATTATTGTCGGTATTCCAGCGGTAAAAAATATTCTTCTTGCCATTCTATCAGCTACATATTTAGGGATCCCACTTGATGGTTGCTTTGGGGTGATTAATGTATTAGATGTTTTTTCTAGATTGGCAAAAGAAGTTTTCTCAGATACATTTTTTTTCTTTGTCTTAAGTATCTTTTTTTGTGATTGTTTTTTTTTCATTAATGGAAATCAGCCTCTGATTCCGATTTTCTTTACTAGATCTTGATATTTTTGAACGTTTTTGTCTTTTATGTAGGATAGCAATCTTTTTCTTTTACCAATCATTTTTAACAATCCTTGCCTTGAGGCAAAATCATGAATGTTGCCTTGTAGATGTTCACTTAATTTTGAAATCCTTTTAGAGAGCATTGCAACTTGAACTTCCACTGATCCAGTATCAGTTGCATGAACTTGATGGGTTTCAATAAGTTTCTGTTTTTCGGCCGTATCTAATGACATAAAATTAATTTTCTTAAATCTATATTACTACGTTATCTGACTATATTACTACTATCATTATCTAAATAATTCATAGCTAACATTAATAAATTTTCAAATGATGTATCTTTTTCCTTTTTAGTAAGGCTATCTATTTCTTTGCTAATGATTGGCAAAATACTTTTTATTTCATTCTTAGTGTAGTTTAAGGACTTTAAGGTTAATTCAATGTCACTCACAATTTTATTAATTTTATTATCCTTAATATGAAATTCATCTTTGCTTTTTTCTTCCTGAATTTTTAATTCGTTTCTAAATTTACTTTTTAATTCTAAAATTAACCTCTCACTCATTTTTTGTCCTATACCAGGTACGGAACAAATTAATTTTTTGTTTTGTGTATTAATTGCATTGATTACTTCACTAATGGAAAATTTACTTAATATACCCATACCAATTTGGGAACCAACACCTCTAATATTTAAAATTTCAATAAAAAAATTTTTTTGATCCTTCGAGCTAAATCCAAATAATAAATCTGAATCTTCTTTTTTAATATGTTTTATCCAAAGAGTGATGTTTTTATTAGTTATCTGATTCGTTTTTAATTTGAGAAATAAAGATTCTAAGACTTGAATTTCGTACCCTAATCCTTGACAATTTATTAAAAGAAAAAATTTTTGATTAGTTTGCCATAATTCAACCAATTCTCCACTAATCCAACTAATCAATTAACCACCATCCACCTGACATCCAATTAGTGCTCCTGCAGTTCCTCCAGCAGGTACTGCCCAAAATCTATCTTTCCCTCTAGAGGAGGAAAGTGCTATTCCAGCACCAAGAAGACCTCCAATAACTGTACCTTCACTGCAGTCATTATCATCTATTATTTCAGCTTGTCTTTGTCCACCACAGGGGATTACCACATCTACTTCATAGCTTTTTACGTATCCTGGATTTGTTTTTGTTCCGGGAATATATTCTTCTCTATATTCAGTTCTTGTACAAGTTACTGACTTGGGAGTTGTTGCCTTAACTTGAGGAATAGGAGAGAAGCAAAACAATAAAGCTAAATAGAAAAATTTCACTGTTTTTTTTATTCTTTTCATATTCTATGTCTTTTTGATTATTTTGGTAGTAGAAATAATAGTTCCTAATAAAACTAATGAGGCCCCTAATAAAAAATTAATGTTAATTATTTCACTGAAAAACAAAACTCCCCAAATTGACCCAAATAAAACTTGCAAATAGTTAATTGTTGAAGCTTCAGAAGCAGGTAAATTTTTTAAACCTACTGTTAAGAAAGTCTGACCTAATTGAGTAAATAAGCCAATACCCATTATCCAAACTAATTCATTCCAATTTGGGGTAACCCAGTTCATTAATACAATTGGCAATAGAGTTATAAAAGAAACAAGTGGGAAATATTCAATAATTACATAAACATCTTCAGTAAATGAAAGTTTCTTAACTGTAACGTAAGCCAATGCAGTGCAGATTGCACCAAGAAATGCTATTGAAATCGAAACATTTTCAATTTCAACGTTTATATAAGATAATTGACTAGGATTAATTATTACTAATATTCCAATCCAGCCAATAATTAAAGCAATAATTATATTCCGAGTTATTTTTTCGTTTATAAATATGCCAGCAAATATAGATATAAAAATGGGATATGTGTATTGAATAACTGTAGATATACTAAGGGGCATATTTCTTATCGCATAAAAAACACAAACTAAAGCTAATGTTCCTAAAACACCTCTTAAGATAAGTAATGGTCTATTTTTGCCCCAAGGATTTATATTTTTTAGATTAATTATGAATAATGTAATCATTAAACTTATAAATGATCTGAAAAAAACTAATTCATAAATAGGTATCCTTTCATCAATATTTTTTACGCACAAAGTCATCAAACTAAAGAAGAATGAAGCAAATACCAAATTAAATTTATTCAAAGAATTAAATTTTTTTTCTAATACTGCGATATTTATCATTTTTAAAATAGTTTTATTGTGAAATTAAGTAGATTCTTATTTGATTTTGAACTATAACAATTAAATCATTATTTATTTTTTGATAATAATCTCAATGGTTCATTCTATACACCCAAGAACTATTCAAGAGGTTAAAGAAAAGGCAGATATTGTTGACGTTATATCTGAACATATTGTTTTAAAGAAGAAAGGCAAGGAATTTGTTGGGATTTGCCCTTTTCATGATGATAATAAGCCATCTATGACAGTATCACCTAGTAAACAATTCTATTATTGTTTTTCTTGTGGTGCTGGTGGTAACTCTATTAAATTTTTAATGGAATTTACTCGTGCAAATTTTTCAGATGTTGTACTTTCTCTCGCTAAAAAAAATAATATTAATGTTGAAAATCTCGAGGGTCCCCAAGTAGAAGCTTATAAAAAACAATTATCTAGAAAGGAAGAGCTTTATAAAATATTAAGAGTCACTAAAAATTGGTTTAAGTCTCAATTAAATAATTCTCTTGGTGTTGAAGCTATGAAATATTTAACATCAAAGAGAAACTTGAGTAAGAAGATTATTGATAATTTTGAATTAGGTTTTGCCCCAAATTCATGGAATGATTTATTCAACTATCTATCCAAGGTAGAAAAATTTCCTATTAATTTAATATTAGCTTCAGGCCTTGCAATTTCTAAAGATAATTCGGATAAGATTTATGATCGTTTTAGAAATAGATTAATTGTTCCAATACATGATATGCAGGGAAGAGTAGTTGCTTTTGGTGGAAGATCTCTTGATGGTCAGGAACCTAAATACCTTAATTCTCCTGAATCAGAGATATTTGAAAAGGGCAAAATGTTGTTTGCATTCGAAAAAGCTTCTAGCAATATTAGGAAAAGAGATAAAGCTATTCTTGTTGAAGGCTACTTTGATGTTATTTCTCTTCATTCAAAGGGGATTACTAATTCTGTTGCCTCTCTGGGTACCGCATTAAATAAGTATCAAATTTCTCAACTTTGCAGATGTACAGATAATAAAAACATAATTTTGAATTTTGATTCTGATAATGCTGGAATTTTAGCTACGAAAAGAGTAATAAAAGAAGTCGAAAGCTTATCTCTCCATGATCAAATTAATCTTAAGATACTTCAACTAAAAGATTTTAAAGATCCTGACGAATATTTGAATAGTCATACTCCTGAAGATTATTTTAATTTAATTGATAATTCATCCTTTTGGATTGATTGGGAGATTGATCAGATCTTTAAAGATAAAGATTTAACTAAGTCTGAAATTTTCCAGAGTGTTATTTCGTCATTGGTAAAATTGTTGAGTAAATTACCTCATTCATCAACCAGAACTCATTATCTACAAAAAGTTTCCGAACAATTAAGTAAGGGACAAGCTAGGTTAGCAATACAGTTTGAACAAGATTTAAGAAATCAAGTAAAGGGATTTCGTTGGCATGGTAGATCAAAAAAATTTGAACAACCAAATGAAATTTCCCGACGGGAGAAAAATGAATCGGAAATAATCTTTTATTATTTACATTGTCCAGATCTTAGGCTATTTATTCGTGATGAATTTCTTAAAAGAGAAATTAATGGTTTTAATACTAGTTATATTCAAAGTTTATGGGAAGCTATTTCAAAAATTGAACAAAATAATCTAGGTTTAAACTACTTAAATGATTTAAAACAATCAAATAGTCAAATTCTTCAAAAAGAGTTTTCTGCTATTAACTTAATTTCACTTTTGCCTGACTACTTAGCTCTTGATAATCTTGAATCATCAAATAAAATTAATATTTTTGTTAATCCAAATGAGTTGTTTTTAACATTGCTTAGTAATCCTAAGGACAATTTACTGGGAACTTTATCACTTCTTGAAAAATATAATTCTTTAAAAAGATGTAGACACTTGATCGAATCTTGGGGATCTCAAAGATTAAAAACTTTAGAAAATTGTATATCTATTTTAATTGATAATCCTTCCTCTGGTTCCTCAAATACAAATAAAGAGATAGATGATCTTTTTAAGGAATTAAACTCTGATGCCATTAAATTTCAGGAATTATATTACTTAGAAAGACAACATATAAATTTTTTAGACAAACAACGCTGTGGTAATTTCATTGCTAGTTAATCTCTTTTCTTTAAATTTATAGGCAGTATTTTTTAATCATATTTTTTACCTTTTTGGGTTTATCTTCAAGAATATAAGCTTCTACTTCTTTTGCATAAGTTCCAGAAAAATTGGAAGTAGAGAATTCTAATGCGTTCCTCTTACTTTGATGTAATTTACCTTCTAAATTTTTTATATCCCCCACCGTTTTATTGTTATTACATTTTTGTATGGCATGAGTGGCTTCATGTCTTAATGCTTTTCTTATTGCTAATTCTGTTTTGAAGTTATCTTTGTTTGGTTGCCGCTTTTTATTTATATAATTTGTTTTCCTTTTTGCATTCTCAGTACATATTATTATTTTATTTTCTTCAAAATTGTGTAGTCCTTTTATCTCTTTGTTTGAGAGACATTCAATTTTATTTTCTTCAACTATGTAGTTTGCTTGTATTAATAAGTCTAGAATCTCTTTATCTAATTTGCTTAAAAATATTATAAATTCCATTTTATTGTGTTTACTT is a window encoding:
- a CDS encoding DNA polymerase III subunit alpha is translated as MGFIPLHNHSDYSLLDGASQISKIVDRACELGMDSIALTDHGVMYGVLDLVKKCKEKGIKPIIGNEMYVINGSIDDPQPKKEKRYHLVVLAKNRTGYKNLVKLTTISHLNGMRGRGIFSRPCIDKFLLSKYSEGLIISTACLGGEIPQAILKGRLDVAEDIALWYKNLFADDFYLEIQDHGSIEDRIVNIELLRIGKKHQIKVIATNDAHYLSNMDVEAHDALLCVLTGKLISDEKRLRYTGTEYIKSENEMLELFKDHIDDESIKEAVNNTVEISQKIEVFDLFGKYRMPKFPLNEDTDSFSLLTQLSNEGLLKRLKKNTLTEVDENYKKRLSSELKIIKDMGFPDYFLVVWDYIKFARDNSIPVGPGRGSAAGSLVAYALQITNIDPVEHGLLFERFLNPARKSMPDIDTDFCIDRRNEVIDYVTNRYGEDKVAQIITFNKMTSKAVLKDVARVLDIPYGEADKLAKLIPVVRGKPHKLNEMIDKNSPSQEFRDKYINDNRVKKWIDLALRIEGTNKTYGVHAAGVVIASDPLDELVPLQRNNEGQIITQYSMDDIESLGLLKMDFLGLKNLTMIEKTVSLINQSTGKTINIDNLPQNDDKTFELIGRGDLEGIFQLESSGMKQVVKDFKPNSLEDISSILALYRPGPLDAGLIPKFINRKNGNEKVDFPHPFIKSILTETYGIMVYQEQIMKIAQDLAGYSLGDADLLRRAMGKKKVSEMVKHRNIFVDGSMKKGVNEKLANDLFDQMVLFAEYCFNKSHSTAYGAVTYQTAFLKAHFPVAYMAALLSVNSGSSDKMQRYISNCYSMGIEVISPSINFSGIDFTIKNNQILFGLSAIKNLGDSAIRNIIENRNNSGSFKSLSDLCDRLPSNVLNKRSIESLILCGALDEFSNNNNRAQLLSDLEHVIEWASSRNRDRLSGQGNLFDSKEEFSNVAFSDSQLAKVDDYSLIDKLKLEKQLLGFYLSDHPLKHLTKPAKLVSPISVSQLEETKDRTKVSLVGMIPELKQITTRKGDRMAIVQLEDLSGSCEAIVFPKTYVRLSEFLLTDTRLLVWGTIDKKSDKTQLIIDDCREIDNLKLLIINLESSQASDVRVQNTLRDCLIKFKPDKGKCGIKIPVLAAVRSKNSVTYVKFGEQFCIGDIQGACKLLENKSFHVNLKSLVS
- a CDS encoding PAM68 family protein; amino-acid sequence: MKKKQSQKKILKTKKKNVSEKTSFANLEKTSNTLITPKQPSSGIPKYVADRMARRIFFTAGIPTIMGMSVFVVSYIIVTKNIAEIPPSSTIAISALFFLLGLAGLSFGILSASWDKEPGSFFGIENIPMNIQRAKAAFKPATQNFEDK
- the rpsO gene encoding 30S ribosomal protein S15 gives rise to the protein MSLDTAEKQKLIETHQVHATDTGSVEVQVAMLSKRISKLSEHLQGNIHDFASRQGLLKMIGKRKRLLSYIKDKNVQKYQDLVKKIGIRG
- the ruvA gene encoding Holliday junction branch migration protein RuvA, with translation MISWISGELVELWQTNQKFFLLINCQGLGYEIQVLESLFLKLKTNQITNKNITLWIKHIKKEDSDLLFGFSSKDQKNFFIEILNIRGVGSQIGMGILSKFSISEVINAINTQNKKLICSVPGIGQKMSERLILELKSKFRNELKIQEEKSKDEFHIKDNKINKIVSDIELTLKSLNYTKNEIKSILPIISKEIDSLTKKEKDTSFENLLMLAMNYLDNDSSNIVR
- a CDS encoding glycine zipper 2TM domain-containing protein; translated protein: MKRIKKTVKFFYLALLFCFSPIPQVKATTPKSVTCTRTEYREEYIPGTKTNPGYVKSYEVDVVIPCGGQRQAEIIDDNDCSEGTVIGGLLGAGIALSSSRGKDRFWAVPAGGTAGALIGCQVDGG
- a CDS encoding DMT family transporter, whose product is MINIAVLEKKFNSLNKFNLVFASFFFSLMTLCVKNIDERIPIYELVFFRSFISLMITLFIINLKNINPWGKNRPLLILRGVLGTLALVCVFYAIRNMPLSISTVIQYTYPIFISIFAGIFINEKITRNIIIALIIGWIGILVIINPSQLSYINVEIENVSISIAFLGAICTALAYVTVKKLSFTEDVYVIIEYFPLVSFITLLPIVLMNWVTPNWNELVWIMGIGLFTQLGQTFLTVGLKNLPASEASTINYLQVLFGSIWGVLFFSEIININFLLGASLVLLGTIISTTKIIKKT
- the dnaG gene encoding DNA primase, whose amino-acid sequence is MVHSIHPRTIQEVKEKADIVDVISEHIVLKKKGKEFVGICPFHDDNKPSMTVSPSKQFYYCFSCGAGGNSIKFLMEFTRANFSDVVLSLAKKNNINVENLEGPQVEAYKKQLSRKEELYKILRVTKNWFKSQLNNSLGVEAMKYLTSKRNLSKKIIDNFELGFAPNSWNDLFNYLSKVEKFPINLILASGLAISKDNSDKIYDRFRNRLIVPIHDMQGRVVAFGGRSLDGQEPKYLNSPESEIFEKGKMLFAFEKASSNIRKRDKAILVEGYFDVISLHSKGITNSVASLGTALNKYQISQLCRCTDNKNIILNFDSDNAGILATKRVIKEVESLSLHDQINLKILQLKDFKDPDEYLNSHTPEDYFNLIDNSSFWIDWEIDQIFKDKDLTKSEIFQSVISSLVKLLSKLPHSSTRTHYLQKVSEQLSKGQARLAIQFEQDLRNQVKGFRWHGRSKKFEQPNEISRREKNESEIIFYYLHCPDLRLFIRDEFLKREINGFNTSYIQSLWEAISKIEQNNLGLNYLNDLKQSNSQILQKEFSAINLISLLPDYLALDNLESSNKINIFVNPNELFLTLLSNPKDNLLGTLSLLEKYNSLKRCRHLIESWGSQRLKTLENCISILIDNPSSGSSNTNKEIDDLFKELNSDAIKFQELYYLERQHINFLDKQRCGNFIAS